The genomic window GGACAGATCGTCCACGGGCAGCTTGGGGGTCAGGGCCGCGTAGGTGTAGATCGTGAACACCCGGTCGCGCGCCAGGCCCAGCCGGGTGGCGAAGCCGTTGTTGGCAATCACGACCCGGTCGGCCATGAGGGTGGCCGAGCGCGTGCGCACCTCGAACGGGCGGCGGCCGCGCGACAGCGCCAGCACCGGCTCGCCTTCCCACAACTGCACGTTGGCCGGCAGGTGATCGGCCAGGCCCCGCACCAGCGCGGCCGGCTGCACGAAGATGTTGTTGTGGGAGTGGTAGCCGTAGTGGTAGTAGCGCGTGCCGAGGGCGGCCTGCAGTTGATCGGCGCCAAGCTCGCGGTACGCCACGCCCCACTGCTCGTATTGCCGCAGCGTCTCGCGCAGCCGCATTTCGCCATCGGGCGTGGCGGCGGCGTGGTACTTGCCCACCGGGTTCCAGCCGCAGTCGATGCCGTGCTGGTCGACGAGTGACTTGAGCCAATCGATGCCGGTGTTGTAGAGCTTGATCTGCTTGCGCGCCACCTCCACCGGGCTGCCGTGGCCGGACATGCCGGTGTTGTGCGGCAGGTTGATGAGAAACCCGGAGTTGCGCCCCGACGAGCCCTCGCCGATGGTGCTGGCGTCGATCAGCAGCACGCGGGCCTGCGGCTGCAGCTCGGCGATGCGCCGCGCGGCGGCCAGCCCGGTGACGCCGGCGCCGATGACCACGGCCTCGAAGTGCCGCTCCTCGGGCGCCGCGGTGCGCGCCTGCCGGGCGGGCAGCAAGGCGTTCCAGCCGGACGCCGCCTGGTAGCGCGGGTAGGTGATGGGGTCGGTCATCAAAAAACTTTCAGCCTAGAAACGGCAGTTGGATGCGCTTGCCGGTGCCGCTATCGGCGTGCCAGGCAAGGCGCGACAACGCAGCGGGCTGATGCCCGCAAGGCGGAGCAACGCCGCATGGCGCGTCGAGAGCGGTGCCGGCAAGTGCATAGCGTGCTCACCCGATAGGTGAGCGTGATCGGAGTTAGTGAAGTCAAGCATGGCGCTGCTTTCGAGAGGATGGCAAGCGGTCAACTGCCGTTTCTAGGTTCAGTGAGACGTGGCTTCGAGGCTGCGCATCACCTCGGCCTGGACGGTTTTCCAGATCTGAGACTTGAGCTCGTTGTAGCGCGGCGAGAGCTGGACTTCGGCGTTGCGCGGCATCGGCAGGTCGTTGCGGATGTCGGTCACCACCCGCCCGGGCCGGGCACTCATGATGAGCATGCGGGTGGACAGCAGCAGCGCTTCATCGATGGAGTGCGTGATGAAGACGATGGTCTTCCTGCTCTTCTCGTAGATGCGCAGCAGCTCGTCCTGCAGCACCTGGCGCGTCATCGCGTCGAGCGCCGCGAAGGGCTCGTCCAGCAGGATGACGTCGGGGTCGTTGGCCAGCACCCGGGCGATCGACACACGCTGGCGCATGCCGCCGGACAGGGCGCTCGGGAAACGGTCCTCGAAGCCCTTGAGGCCCACCATCTCGACGAAGCGCTGCGCCACCTCGTTGCGCCTGGCCTTGGGCACGCCCTTCATCTTCAGGCCGAAGCCGACGTTCTCGAGCACCGTCAGCCAGGGAAACAGGGCGTACTGCTGAAACACCATGCCGCAGTTGGGATCGACCTTGTTGACCGGCCTGCCGTTGACCACGATGCGGCCGGACGTGGGGTGGTCGAACCCGGTGATCAGGTTCAGCAGCGTGGATTTGCCGCACCCCGAAGCGCCCAGCAGCACCACGAACTCGCCCTGGGCCACGTCCAGATCGACCTGCTCGAGCGCCTGGAAGCTGCCGTAGTGTTTGGAGACGCCTTGAATGGAAATCATGGACGCGTTGCTCATTTCTGCCACCTCAGCACGCGGTGCTCGATCTGCCGGAACACGAAGTCGGTGATGAGCACCGTGACGCTGATCAGCACCATGCCCAGCACCACCACCTCGGTCTGGAAGAATTCCTTGCCGTTCATGATCAGAAAGCCCAGGCCCTCGCGTGCGGCGACCAGCTCGGCCGAGATCACGCAGGTCCAGGCCAGCCCCAGGATCACCTTCATGCCGCTGAGAATCTGCGGCAGGCTGCCCGGGAGAATCACTTCCTTCATCACCTGCCATCGGCTGGCGCCCAGGTTCTGGGCGGCGCGGATGAGCAGGGGGTCGATGTTGCGCGTGGCCTCGATCACGTACACCAGCGCGGGCGCGAAGGTGCCCATGAACACGATGCTGTACTTCTGCGTCTCGGTGATGCCGAACCACAGCAGCGACAGGGGAATCCAGCTCATGGAGGGCAGCGGCCGCAGGAACGACAGCAGCGGGTCGAACGCGGCGCGGGCGTAGGTGGAGGTGCCCAGCACGATGCCCAGCGGGATGGCCACCAGGGCGGCGGCGAGAAAGCCCGTCATCACGCGCCGCGCCGACGCCAGCACCTGGCCCAGCAGGGTGCCCTGCTCGGCCATGGCCCACCCCTTGGCCAGCACGGCGCTGGGCGGAGGCAGAAAGATCGGATCGACCAGCCCGGTGCGGCACACCAGCTCCCAGATGGCCAGGAAGACAAGCACGGACAGCGCGCTGGTGGCCAGCAGGGACGCCCGGGGCGGGTTCTTGGGGTTCACCTTGTGCTTCCCGCCGCGTCAGATGAAGGACGCATCCACCCAGTCCTTGACCTGGGGCGCCTTGTCGATCTGCTTGTGCTGCACCAGCATCTCGGCCAGCTGCTGCAGGCCATCGACGAACGGACCCTTGAGCAGCTCCTGCTGGCGGGCGGCACCATACCAGTCGGCGCCCCTGACGGCGGCCAGCTGGTCTTCGGCCGACAGGTTGGTCAGTTTCATCAGCGGCTGCACGGCCGCGTCCGGCTTGTCGCGCAGCAGGTCGCAGGCCTGGAAATAGGCCTTCAGATAGGTCTTGACGAGCTCCTTGTTGCCGTCGGCAAAGGCGCGGCGCACCACCAGCACGTCCGGCCCCGGCGTCACGTGGCTGGACTTGTAGAGCGAGAAGGCCGTGTCGTCGGCCAGCAGGCTCACCCCGGGCTGCTTGCGGATGGCGTCGAACTGCGGCGTCCAGGCCGCGGCGGCGTCGATCTGGCCGGCCTGCATGG from Burkholderiaceae bacterium includes these protein-coding regions:
- a CDS encoding ABC transporter ATP-binding protein, which produces MISIQGVSKHYGSFQALEQVDLDVAQGEFVVLLGASGCGKSTLLNLITGFDHPTSGRIVVNGRPVNKVDPNCGMVFQQYALFPWLTVLENVGFGLKMKGVPKARRNEVAQRFVEMVGLKGFEDRFPSALSGGMRQRVSIARVLANDPDVILLDEPFAALDAMTRQVLQDELLRIYEKSRKTIVFITHSIDEALLLSTRMLIMSARPGRVVTDIRNDLPMPRNAEVQLSPRYNELKSQIWKTVQAEVMRSLEATSH
- a CDS encoding ABC transporter permease, with product MNPKNPPRASLLATSALSVLVFLAIWELVCRTGLVDPIFLPPPSAVLAKGWAMAEQGTLLGQVLASARRVMTGFLAAALVAIPLGIVLGTSTYARAAFDPLLSFLRPLPSMSWIPLSLLWFGITETQKYSIVFMGTFAPALVYVIEATRNIDPLLIRAAQNLGASRWQVMKEVILPGSLPQILSGMKVILGLAWTCVISAELVAAREGLGFLIMNGKEFFQTEVVVLGMVLISVTVLITDFVFRQIEHRVLRWQK
- a CDS encoding FAD-binding oxidoreductase, whose amino-acid sequence is MTDPITYPRYQAASGWNALLPARQARTAAPEERHFEAVVIGAGVTGLAAARRIAELQPQARVLLIDASTIGEGSSGRNSGFLINLPHNTGMSGHGSPVEVARKQIKLYNTGIDWLKSLVDQHGIDCGWNPVGKYHAAATPDGEMRLRETLRQYEQWGVAYRELGADQLQAALGTRYYHYGYHSHNNIFVQPAALVRGLADHLPANVQLWEGEPVLALSRGRRPFEVRTRSATLMADRVVIANNGFATRLGLARDRVFTIYTYAALTPKLPVDDLSQLGDAPEWGVIPANRLGTTLRRTASGRFMVRSAYSYESELDMGSVRAMLQDCYRRRYSSMRSFAFEQVWGGVTALTRNGALYFGRVEEGLYVSVGCNGAGLLKGSMFGKLLGEMACGAQSPELADALGFQRPTWLPPEPIRRIAVVSAIHYQKYRAGLER